A genomic segment from Propionibacteriaceae bacterium ZF39 encodes:
- a CDS encoding TfoX/Sxy family protein, producing MTSHDTPTLADRIRAALSTHSPVREQRMFGALCFMLNDKLLIGTWKGGGILVRIDPDRNAELQKRPGTSTPEMGPGRSMGPGWMSVDEENADADLDFWIAEALEFNPRAKASK from the coding sequence ATGACCTCTCATGACACCCCCACCCTCGCCGATCGCATCCGTGCTGCGCTGTCGACCCACTCCCCGGTCCGCGAGCAGCGCATGTTCGGCGCGCTGTGTTTCATGCTCAACGACAAGCTCCTGATCGGCACGTGGAAAGGGGGCGGCATCCTCGTCCGCATCGATCCCGACCGCAACGCAGAGCTGCAGAAGCGGCCCGGCACCAGCACTCCCGAGATGGGCCCGGGCCGATCCATGGGCCCCGGCTGGATGAGCGTCGACGAGGAGAACGCCGACGCCGACCTCGACTTCTGGATCGCCGAGGCCTTGGAGTTCAATCCCCGGGCCAAGGCCTCGAAGTGA
- a CDS encoding maleylpyruvate isomerase N-terminal domain-containing protein, which yields MDIIAAHLSAEDTFEDVLRRVPDGAWDKPSRCPGWTIRDVTGHVVWGRQLVAGLARGEEPRSREGAPGVSSHQCC from the coding sequence ATGGACATCATCGCGGCCCACCTCAGTGCAGAAGACACGTTCGAAGACGTGTTGCGGCGCGTCCCCGATGGTGCCTGGGACAAACCGTCGCGCTGCCCGGGCTGGACGATCCGGGATGTCACCGGTCACGTGGTCTGGGGCCGCCAACTCGTGGCCGGACTCGCGCGTGGCGAGGAGCCCCGGAGTCGGGAGGGAGCGCCCGGAGTGAGCAGCCATCAATGCTGCTGA
- a CDS encoding DUF2461 domain-containing protein, with product MSDFEGFPPGLFTFFEGLAQDNSKTYWEAHKTEYAENVRKPMLALLNELGAEFGPLRMFRPNRDVRFSKDKSPYKDWAGATSEDRARGGMGYYLRVSETELVTGFGAAMFDRDQLARFRELIDNDETGVEFENLRTAQDKRKLPITGGIESPLKRTPAGFAKDHPRSEILRWKGAFVVEHWERADWMSTREAFDRIHDVWTGAQPLGAWLERHLQTDAR from the coding sequence GTGAGTGATTTCGAGGGCTTCCCGCCCGGCCTGTTCACGTTCTTCGAGGGCCTTGCCCAAGACAACTCGAAGACGTACTGGGAGGCGCACAAGACGGAGTACGCCGAAAACGTGCGCAAGCCGATGCTCGCCCTGCTCAACGAGCTGGGCGCGGAGTTCGGGCCGCTGCGGATGTTCCGGCCCAACCGGGACGTGCGGTTCAGCAAGGACAAGTCGCCCTACAAGGATTGGGCCGGGGCAACAAGTGAGGATCGGGCGAGGGGTGGGATGGGCTACTACCTCCGCGTCTCGGAGACCGAACTCGTCACCGGATTCGGCGCCGCCATGTTCGACCGGGACCAGCTCGCCCGATTCCGCGAGCTCATCGACAATGACGAAACGGGCGTCGAATTCGAGAACCTCCGGACAGCGCAGGACAAGCGCAAACTCCCCATCACCGGTGGCATCGAGTCACCCCTGAAACGCACGCCCGCCGGTTTCGCCAAGGACCATCCGCGCTCGGAGATCCTGCGGTGGAAGGGCGCGTTCGTGGTGGAGCACTGGGAGCGGGCCGACTGGATGTCCACCCGCGAGGCCTTCGACCGCATCCATGACGTCTGGACCGGCGCCCAGCCGCTCGGGGCCTGGCTGGAACGCCATCTGCAGACTGACGCTCGTTGA
- a CDS encoding PEP/pyruvate-binding domain-containing protein → MSITRALSALRRTDLPLAGGKGANLGELLAAGLPVPDGFVLTTDAYREFIATNGLQPRIDSLLASADPADPTATEAVSASVTELFTTATIPPSIQAALRNGYAGLGADVPVAVRSSATAEDLAEASFAGQQETLLNVIGAPALAAAVRRCWASLWSARAISYRATHQVKADLALAVVVQRLIPAEASGVMFTANPTNGRTDEIVISAAWGLGEAVVSGSVTTDDIVVRDGQVVDRTTAAKDVLTVRTADGVREQPTTESQRHAEVLSEADALTLAELGGRAAAHFGVPQDLEWARADGRFWLVQSRPITALPAPTGPAPTEWPVPPGFDVYMRASLIEQLPDPLSPLFADLAGELVVKGMVRTIGEFFGPQSLFTEKNFGFVTINGYAYYGYANSLMLKAIGIIPLALRVAFTTIGRDKWAQVFHPRYAALVEKRRAHDPATLTATDLLAGIVELVGEAFAYYTSVQTIIPEAVTSEAVFTALYDRLVKRPGDPRAEEFLLGFDSAPLRADQSIHDLAKWVRRDPALTAALTAQDRDLDGVDAGVRGEFDRRLAEHLTAHGHATYNLDLVNPVAADDPRPVLDVLRFYLAGGARSPEERRSELAARRGAARAAILDRLPRWQGTWFARLLGFANTMAPVREDALADVGLGWPAARAYARELGRRLVAAGALAEPDGVFWLRRTELAEAARRLDDGGSVDSFADRVAERKVIWRGQRLVTPPPILPLDSRWHAFDSMMPTVMGDQGGATLKGTGASGGRVSGIARVMHGPEDFGGMQPGEILVAAITTPAWTPLFALAAGVVTDVGGPLSHSSIVAREYGIPAVLGTTVATARIKTGDRILVDGEAGTVTLLDVEVAEPEEPKRDRNWKPWALGAAAAAVAAVAVGALRRAGVRTGRSARPGCSGR, encoded by the coding sequence GTGAGCATCACACGCGCTCTGTCTGCATTGCGTCGCACCGATCTGCCGCTCGCCGGGGGCAAGGGTGCCAACCTCGGAGAACTGCTCGCTGCCGGGCTGCCGGTTCCGGACGGATTCGTCCTGACGACCGACGCCTATCGCGAGTTCATCGCCACCAATGGCCTGCAGCCGCGGATCGACTCCCTCCTCGCCAGCGCTGATCCGGCAGACCCGACCGCGACCGAAGCTGTCTCCGCCTCGGTCACCGAACTCTTCACTACGGCCACGATTCCGCCGTCGATCCAGGCGGCGTTGCGGAATGGGTACGCCGGCCTGGGCGCGGATGTCCCGGTTGCCGTCCGGTCGTCGGCGACGGCCGAGGACCTCGCCGAGGCATCGTTCGCGGGCCAGCAGGAGACGCTGCTCAATGTGATCGGCGCGCCTGCCCTCGCTGCGGCTGTCCGTCGCTGTTGGGCGTCCCTCTGGTCCGCTCGGGCGATCAGCTATCGCGCCACCCACCAGGTCAAGGCCGACCTCGCGCTCGCCGTGGTCGTCCAGCGGCTGATCCCGGCCGAGGCATCGGGGGTGATGTTCACGGCCAACCCGACCAACGGGCGTACCGATGAGATCGTCATCTCCGCAGCCTGGGGCCTGGGCGAGGCCGTGGTCTCGGGCAGTGTCACCACGGACGACATCGTCGTACGCGACGGGCAGGTCGTCGACCGCACGACCGCGGCCAAGGATGTGCTCACCGTGCGCACGGCCGACGGCGTACGCGAGCAGCCCACCACCGAATCCCAGCGTCACGCCGAGGTCCTGAGCGAAGCCGATGCGCTGACGTTGGCCGAGCTCGGGGGTCGGGCCGCGGCCCACTTCGGCGTACCCCAGGATCTCGAATGGGCCCGCGCCGACGGCCGGTTCTGGCTGGTGCAGTCGCGACCCATCACCGCCCTTCCCGCGCCGACCGGACCGGCGCCGACCGAATGGCCGGTGCCGCCGGGCTTCGATGTCTACATGCGCGCCAGCCTGATCGAGCAGCTGCCCGATCCGTTGTCGCCGCTGTTCGCCGACCTGGCAGGCGAGCTGGTGGTGAAGGGCATGGTGCGCACGATCGGGGAGTTCTTCGGGCCGCAGAGCCTGTTCACGGAGAAGAACTTCGGGTTCGTGACGATCAACGGGTACGCCTACTACGGCTACGCCAACTCCCTCATGCTCAAGGCCATCGGCATCATCCCGCTGGCGCTCAGGGTGGCGTTCACGACGATCGGTCGGGACAAGTGGGCGCAGGTCTTCCACCCCCGCTATGCCGCGCTGGTCGAGAAGCGCCGGGCCCATGATCCCGCGACACTGACCGCGACCGACCTGCTCGCCGGGATCGTGGAACTGGTCGGGGAGGCGTTCGCCTACTACACGTCGGTCCAGACCATCATCCCCGAGGCGGTCACCAGCGAGGCCGTGTTCACCGCGCTCTATGACCGGCTCGTGAAGAGGCCAGGTGATCCCCGCGCGGAAGAGTTCCTGCTCGGCTTCGATTCAGCGCCCCTGCGGGCGGATCAGTCGATCCACGATCTTGCGAAATGGGTACGCCGGGACCCTGCCCTAACCGCTGCGCTCACGGCGCAGGATCGCGATCTCGACGGGGTTGACGCCGGCGTACGCGGCGAGTTCGACCGACGACTGGCGGAGCACCTGACCGCGCATGGTCACGCGACGTACAACCTCGACCTAGTCAACCCGGTGGCTGCCGACGATCCCCGGCCGGTGCTGGACGTCCTGCGCTTCTATCTCGCCGGGGGAGCGCGGTCGCCGGAGGAACGTCGCTCGGAGTTGGCGGCCCGTCGGGGCGCGGCGCGGGCGGCGATCCTCGACCGGTTGCCGCGCTGGCAGGGCACGTGGTTCGCGCGGCTGCTCGGATTCGCCAACACGATGGCACCCGTTCGCGAGGATGCCTTGGCCGATGTGGGCCTCGGATGGCCGGCGGCCAGGGCGTACGCCCGGGAGCTCGGCCGGAGACTTGTCGCCGCGGGTGCGCTCGCGGAGCCCGACGGGGTGTTCTGGCTGCGTCGCACCGAACTCGCCGAAGCCGCTCGCCGGCTGGACGACGGTGGGAGCGTCGATTCGTTCGCCGATCGAGTGGCCGAGCGGAAGGTCATCTGGCGTGGGCAGCGGCTCGTGACACCGCCCCCGATCCTGCCGCTGGACTCGAGGTGGCACGCGTTCGACAGCATGATGCCGACCGTGATGGGCGATCAGGGCGGTGCGACGCTCAAGGGCACGGGCGCCAGTGGCGGGCGCGTGTCGGGGATCGCGCGGGTCATGCACGGGCCGGAGGATTTCGGCGGCATGCAGCCCGGCGAGATCCTCGTCGCGGCGATCACGACGCCGGCGTGGACGCCGCTGTTCGCGTTGGCGGCCGGGGTCGTGACCGATGTCGGCGGGCCGCTGAGTCACTCGTCGATCGTGGCGCGGGAATACGGGATCCCGGCCGTGCTCGGCACCACCGTGGCCACCGCGCGCATCAAAACCGGCGACCGGATCCTCGTCGACGGTGAGGCCGGGACCGTGACGTTGCTCGATGTGGAGGTCGCCGAGCCCGAAGAGCCCAAGAGAGACAGGAACTGGAAGCCCTGGGCCCTTGGTGCGGCCGCAGCCGCGGTCGCCGCCGTCGCGGTCGGTGCCCTCAGGCGAGCGGGCGTACGAACGGGAAGGTCAGCACGCCCCGGATGCTCTGGCCGGTGA
- the lysX gene encoding bifunctional lysylphosphatidylglycerol synthetase/lysine--tRNA ligase LysX, producing MRFHRRTAERIAGVFTFLYAIATLVALAGWITQRQSHHVPSWFEGFFELINVPVAHSIVSVVALAIITSALMRRKRIGLVVVLFFQLIGIYVGIALAFDLPVWVRLTGFRDDGFTRAWNIASVPIAVAIIVVLWLSRAAFRGRLRQGSFLAAFGTGAVGLAVTLGATWIALRVAGHPLTSTAWEAIVQVISGALGLRLPTASGHPPVPHGVTQLSSLFLGLTLLAMVLVFLRTSHPRGLWSPDHELTLRELVRSSTDSLAYFATRRDKESIFSPHDHAAVTYRVLQGVSVASGDPLGDPKSWPDVIEQWRREARDFGWIPAVIGASAAGARAYAANGLRVLHFGDEAVLDAASFTLSGPARRDLRRAVQRARREGLTVTVRRQAQIDPAELTTLQKLVDEWRHGDTERGFSMALNRLGDPADPTIAWVCAHDADGRLQGVLTFVPWTPNGLSLDVMRRSPDAPNGVTELMVSELMEQCGELGVRKVSLNFCMFRTAFAGADELGANPMTRLNGSVLGVLDRVWQLERLYRSNRRYHPEWVPRYVCFADVVALPQTLMAIGQAEGFLPAPFAKEHDRHLPPADVERARALATAPVAVAADLEPKRAEQSRVRIAHVEALTAAGIESYPAVDARPSTDLGALEADWVADAVGTVVGRVRAIRNHGGVVFMTLTDGRGTVQIATERDSVGREGLRRFAKLLDIGDLVLVRGRCGTSRTGTPTLLVESWEIQAKCLHPLAFAGWADPESRVRRRSEDLITRPHGVHVLELRSRAMRAVRTTLEAEGFAEVETPVLQPVHGGASARPFVTHINAYDTDLYLRIAPELYLKRLLVGGMGRIFEMSRNFRNEGVDATHNPEFTSLEAYQPYADYHDMRLLTQRIVRAAAVAATGREVLFLDGNEFDVSGDWAVVSVLDAVSEAVGEPVSLDTHLDRLLALAEQFDVGLPPGSGPGAILEELYGELVEPETVAPTFYVDFPAETSPLTRRHRSKTGLVERWDLVVNGMELGTAYTELTDPFDQRRRFTEQSLKAAAGDLEAMQIDEDFLRALEIGMPPTGGLGIGMDRLVMLLTGQSIRGVLTFPFVRPLA from the coding sequence ATGCGTTTTCATCGTCGGACGGCGGAGCGGATCGCCGGCGTGTTCACCTTCTTGTATGCCATCGCGACCCTCGTCGCGCTGGCCGGCTGGATCACCCAGCGCCAGTCCCATCACGTGCCCAGCTGGTTCGAGGGATTCTTCGAGCTCATCAATGTGCCGGTCGCGCATTCGATCGTGTCGGTGGTCGCGTTGGCGATCATCACCAGTGCCCTGATGCGCCGCAAGCGGATCGGTCTGGTCGTCGTCCTGTTCTTCCAGCTCATCGGCATCTATGTCGGGATCGCTCTGGCCTTCGATCTGCCGGTCTGGGTGCGCCTCACCGGCTTCCGCGACGACGGGTTCACCCGGGCCTGGAACATCGCTTCCGTCCCGATCGCCGTCGCGATCATCGTCGTGTTGTGGCTGTCCCGCGCCGCGTTTCGCGGACGTCTGCGCCAGGGATCGTTCCTCGCGGCCTTCGGCACCGGCGCTGTCGGGCTGGCCGTCACCCTGGGCGCCACCTGGATCGCGCTCCGCGTCGCCGGTCACCCGCTCACCTCGACCGCGTGGGAGGCCATCGTCCAGGTGATTTCGGGCGCGCTCGGCCTGCGCCTGCCGACCGCGAGCGGCCACCCACCGGTCCCCCATGGGGTCACCCAACTGTCGTCCCTCTTCCTCGGCCTGACCCTGCTCGCGATGGTCCTCGTCTTCCTGCGTACCTCCCATCCCCGCGGTCTCTGGTCACCCGATCACGAGCTCACCCTCCGCGAGCTCGTGCGCTCCTCGACCGACTCGCTCGCCTATTTCGCGACCCGGCGCGACAAGGAATCGATCTTCAGTCCCCACGACCATGCCGCCGTCACCTATCGCGTGCTGCAGGGGGTGAGCGTTGCGTCCGGCGACCCCCTGGGCGACCCGAAGTCCTGGCCCGACGTCATCGAGCAGTGGCGGCGCGAGGCGCGCGACTTCGGCTGGATTCCGGCGGTGATCGGGGCGAGCGCGGCGGGCGCACGGGCGTACGCCGCGAACGGCCTGCGGGTCCTCCACTTCGGTGATGAGGCCGTGCTGGATGCTGCCTCGTTCACGCTGTCGGGACCTGCTCGTCGCGACCTGCGCCGAGCCGTGCAGCGCGCCCGCCGCGAGGGCCTCACCGTCACCGTCCGACGGCAGGCCCAGATCGACCCGGCCGAGCTCACGACCCTGCAGAAACTCGTCGACGAATGGCGCCACGGCGACACCGAGCGCGGATTCTCGATGGCCCTCAACCGCCTCGGCGATCCGGCCGACCCGACCATCGCGTGGGTCTGCGCGCACGACGCCGACGGGCGTCTGCAGGGCGTACTCACCTTCGTCCCCTGGACCCCCAACGGCCTCTCGCTCGATGTCATGCGCCGCAGCCCCGACGCCCCGAACGGGGTCACCGAGCTGATGGTGAGCGAGCTGATGGAGCAGTGCGGCGAGCTGGGGGTACGCAAGGTCTCGCTCAACTTCTGTATGTTCCGCACGGCCTTTGCCGGCGCCGACGAACTGGGCGCCAACCCGATGACCCGGCTCAACGGGTCGGTGCTGGGCGTGCTGGATCGGGTCTGGCAGCTCGAACGCCTCTATCGCAGCAACCGGCGCTACCACCCGGAGTGGGTGCCGCGGTATGTCTGCTTCGCCGATGTCGTGGCCCTGCCCCAGACCCTGATGGCGATCGGTCAGGCCGAGGGCTTCCTGCCGGCGCCCTTCGCCAAGGAGCACGATCGCCACCTGCCTCCCGCTGATGTCGAGCGGGCGCGGGCGCTCGCCACCGCCCCGGTGGCCGTCGCCGCCGACCTCGAACCGAAGCGCGCCGAGCAATCCCGCGTCCGCATCGCGCATGTCGAGGCCCTCACCGCCGCCGGGATCGAGAGCTATCCCGCCGTCGATGCCCGGCCGAGCACCGACCTCGGCGCGTTGGAGGCGGACTGGGTCGCCGATGCGGTCGGGACGGTCGTGGGCCGCGTCCGCGCGATCCGCAACCACGGCGGGGTCGTGTTCATGACCCTGACCGATGGGCGCGGCACGGTCCAGATCGCGACCGAACGCGACTCCGTCGGCCGCGAGGGACTCCGCCGGTTCGCGAAGCTCCTCGATATCGGCGACCTCGTCCTGGTCCGCGGTCGGTGCGGGACGAGCCGGACGGGTACGCCGACCTTGCTCGTCGAGTCCTGGGAGATCCAGGCCAAGTGTCTCCACCCGCTGGCGTTCGCGGGTTGGGCCGATCCCGAGTCGAGGGTCCGCCGCCGCTCGGAGGACCTGATCACGCGCCCACACGGCGTACACGTGCTCGAGCTCCGCAGCCGCGCGATGCGGGCCGTGCGGACGACGCTCGAGGCCGAGGGGTTCGCCGAGGTCGAGACGCCGGTGCTGCAGCCGGTGCACGGCGGCGCGAGTGCGCGGCCGTTCGTCACCCACATCAACGCCTATGACACCGATCTCTATCTGCGCATCGCGCCCGAGCTCTATCTGAAGCGCCTGCTCGTCGGGGGCATGGGCCGCATCTTCGAAATGAGCCGCAACTTCCGCAACGAGGGCGTCGACGCGACCCACAACCCGGAGTTCACGTCGCTGGAGGCCTATCAGCCGTATGCCGACTATCACGACATGCGCCTGCTCACCCAGCGCATCGTGCGGGCAGCGGCGGTGGCGGCGACGGGCCGGGAGGTGCTGTTCCTGGACGGAAACGAGTTCGACGTCAGCGGCGACTGGGCTGTGGTGAGCGTGCTCGACGCGGTCTCGGAGGCAGTCGGCGAACCGGTGTCGCTCGACACCCACCTTGATCGTCTGCTCGCGCTGGCGGAGCAGTTCGATGTGGGTCTGCCGCCCGGGTCGGGTCCGGGCGCGATCCTCGAGGAGCTCTATGGCGAACTGGTCGAGCCGGAGACGGTCGCGCCGACGTTCTATGTGGACTTCCCCGCCGAGACCTCGCCCCTGACGCGGCGCCACCGGTCGAAGACCGGACTGGTCGAGCGCTGGGACCTCGTCGTGAACGGCATGGAGCTGGGCACGGCGTACACCGAACTCACCGACCCCTTCGACCAGCGCCGCCGGTTCACGGAGCAGTCGTTGAAGGCCGCGGCGGGTGATCTCGAGGCGATGCAGATCGACGAGGATTTCCTGCGGGCCCTGGAGATCGGGATGCCGCCCACCGGCGGGCTGGGCATCGGCATGGACCGGCTCGTCATGCTGCTCACCGGCCAGAGCATCCGGGGCGTGCTGACCTTCCCGTTCGTACGCCCGCTCGCCTGA
- a CDS encoding VOC family protein, giving the protein MRVHNIIADLPVADVEQAKSFYTDYLGLAIEEFSLGWVARYTDPETGAHLQLVSRDASAPVNPAISVQVDDVDEAYADARRRGFEIVHPLTDEPWGVRRFFVKAPDGTVLNILAHRTTED; this is encoded by the coding sequence GTGCGCGTTCATAACATCATCGCCGACCTGCCCGTCGCGGACGTCGAGCAGGCGAAGTCCTTCTACACCGACTACCTCGGCCTCGCGATCGAGGAATTCAGTCTCGGGTGGGTCGCTCGCTACACCGATCCGGAGACCGGTGCCCACCTCCAGCTCGTCTCCCGCGATGCCTCCGCGCCGGTCAATCCGGCGATTTCGGTCCAGGTGGACGACGTGGACGAGGCGTACGCCGACGCCCGGCGCCGCGGCTTCGAGATCGTCCATCCGCTGACCGACGAGCCCTGGGGCGTACGCCGGTTCTTCGTCAAAGCGCCCGACGGGACCGTCCTCAACATCCTGGCCCACCGCACCACCGAGGACTGA
- a CDS encoding DUF664 domain-containing protein, producing the protein MQDSTIGRFCLLKLDEMIVVVGGLDDRTANTVPDFAGANSAYQLLLHTLGMLRQWTQSAILGRAIERDREAEFTAVGEVGELIEYAGTVRAEFVAALGEMHPDLDVPGREGFDDFWATSTEGILIHVFEEICQHLGHLEITRDLVSR; encoded by the coding sequence ATGCAGGATTCGACCATCGGCAGGTTCTGTCTGCTCAAGCTCGACGAGATGATCGTGGTTGTCGGCGGCCTGGACGACCGCACAGCCAACACGGTCCCGGACTTCGCCGGAGCCAACTCCGCGTACCAACTCCTCCTCCACACTCTCGGCATGCTCCGCCAGTGGACCCAGTCGGCGATCCTCGGGCGCGCGATCGAGCGTGATCGCGAGGCCGAGTTCACTGCGGTCGGCGAGGTGGGTGAGTTGATCGAGTACGCCGGCACCGTGCGCGCGGAGTTCGTCGCCGCGCTCGGAGAGATGCATCCGGACCTCGATGTGCCCGGCCGCGAGGGCTTCGACGACTTCTGGGCCACCAGCACGGAGGGCATCCTGATCCACGTATTCGAGGAGATCTGTCAGCACCTCGGGCACCTGGAGATCACCCGGGACCTGGTCAGTCGCTGA
- a CDS encoding AarF/UbiB family protein: MDWLDVLTGLINGLIGMAWLAIITVLVAQTARRVLGVRVGWPRTVGVVAISILSLLSLAAPLLTNGRLPTDEQHIPGTLFYLGVLTLWTFAFAAAALLVLEIMVPTGSLPPFRSLFLGWDRRWKRGRRYAQIFRIAARHGLGAPLRGFRPADRDASALASSLRRALQEGGVTFIKLGQMLSTRADVLPDPFVRELSTLTNRAEPEPWETVQPVLQTQLARPVDDVFRSVTETPLASASVAQVHRATLTDGRDVVVKIQRPRAVSQVTQDLEILDRLARSLDRNAPWARAIGIRGLADGFADSLREELDYRVEIDNMAAVRASLAGHGVRVPWVDETHSSSRLIVMERFDGTPVAQATELVARLDPEVRRTSAHTLLSAVLGQIVGDGVFHADLHPGNVMIWPDGSIGLLDFGSVGRLDSISRRTLGMLLWAIDADDPAAATDALLELLDRPDMLDERALQRSIGVLMTRFRGGLGSGGSMAVFSELLGLVVDHGFRVPPQIAAALRSLGALEGTLKLIDPSLDLVAAARTVGRASVGDITPERVKSEFTKRALHLLPLMEQLPRRINKISADLENGQLTAHIRVASHPDDRSFLLGLVQQLVLAVLSAAGVLGGIVLATAAGGPTILPGVGAFSLVGALVAFAGFVLGLRAVALIFSHRSG, from the coding sequence ATGGACTGGCTGGACGTGTTGACCGGACTGATCAACGGGCTCATCGGCATGGCGTGGCTGGCCATCATCACGGTCCTCGTCGCCCAGACCGCGCGCCGGGTGCTCGGCGTCCGGGTCGGCTGGCCGCGCACGGTCGGCGTCGTGGCGATCTCGATCCTGTCGCTGCTCAGCCTGGCGGCACCGCTCCTCACCAACGGCCGCCTGCCGACCGATGAGCAACACATCCCGGGCACGCTGTTCTATCTCGGTGTCCTCACTCTGTGGACGTTCGCGTTCGCCGCGGCCGCGCTGCTGGTCCTCGAGATCATGGTGCCGACCGGCTCGCTGCCGCCGTTCCGGTCGCTGTTCCTGGGTTGGGACCGGCGGTGGAAGCGCGGCAGGCGCTATGCGCAGATCTTCCGCATCGCGGCGCGCCACGGCCTGGGAGCACCCCTGCGCGGCTTCCGCCCCGCCGACCGGGACGCCTCCGCACTTGCCAGCTCCCTGCGCCGCGCTCTCCAGGAGGGCGGCGTCACGTTCATCAAACTCGGCCAGATGCTGTCAACCCGCGCGGACGTCCTCCCCGACCCCTTCGTCCGCGAGCTCTCCACCCTCACCAACCGGGCCGAGCCCGAGCCCTGGGAGACCGTGCAGCCGGTCCTCCAAACCCAGCTCGCCCGCCCGGTCGACGACGTCTTCCGGTCCGTGACCGAGACACCGTTGGCCTCGGCTTCCGTCGCCCAGGTGCATCGCGCGACCCTGACCGACGGGCGCGATGTCGTGGTCAAGATCCAGCGTCCCCGAGCCGTCTCCCAGGTGACCCAGGACCTCGAAATCCTCGACCGCCTCGCCCGCTCGCTCGACCGCAACGCTCCCTGGGCGCGTGCCATCGGCATCCGTGGGCTGGCCGACGGCTTCGCCGATTCCCTCCGTGAGGAGCTCGACTACCGCGTCGAGATCGACAACATGGCCGCTGTGAGGGCATCGCTCGCCGGTCACGGCGTACGCGTCCCCTGGGTCGATGAAACCCATTCGTCGTCCCGGCTGATCGTGATGGAGCGCTTCGACGGTACGCCCGTAGCGCAGGCCACCGAGCTGGTCGCGCGGCTCGACCCGGAGGTACGCCGCACGTCCGCCCACACCCTGCTCAGTGCGGTGCTCGGGCAGATCGTGGGCGACGGGGTCTTCCACGCCGACCTGCATCCGGGCAACGTCATGATCTGGCCCGACGGGTCGATCGGCCTGCTCGACTTCGGCTCGGTCGGGCGGCTCGACTCGATCTCCCGACGGACGCTCGGGATGCTGCTGTGGGCGATCGACGCCGACGACCCGGCCGCGGCGACCGACGCCCTGCTCGAACTTCTCGACCGCCCCGACATGCTCGACGAGCGGGCCCTGCAGCGGTCGATCGGCGTACTCATGACCCGCTTCCGCGGCGGCCTCGGCTCCGGCGGATCGATGGCGGTGTTCTCGGAACTGCTCGGGCTGGTCGTCGACCACGGGTTCCGTGTCCCGCCCCAGATCGCGGCCGCCCTGCGCTCGCTCGGCGCGCTGGAGGGCACGCTCAAGCTGATCGACCCCTCGCTCGACCTGGTCGCCGCGGCCCGGACCGTCGGGCGGGCCAGCGTGGGTGACATCACCCCCGAGCGGGTGAAGTCCGAGTTCACCAAGCGTGCCCTGCACCTGCTGCCGCTCATGGAGCAGCTCCCCCGCCGCATCAACAAGATCAGCGCCGACCTCGAGAACGGTCAGCTCACCGCCCACATCCGCGTGGCCTCCCACCCCGACGACCGGAGCTTCCTGCTGGGTCTGGTGCAGCAGCTGGTGCTCGCCGTGTTGTCGGCGGCCGGCGTACTCGGCGGAATCGTCCTCGCCACCGCCGCCGGCGGTCCGACGATCCTCCCCGGCGTGGGCGCGTTCTCGCTGGTCGGGGCGCTCGTCGCGTTCGCCGGATTCGTGCTGGGCCTGCGGGCGGTGGCGCTGATCTTCTCCCACCGCTCCGGGTGA